TTAAACATACGTTATAGTCGAagatttttttagttataatatattttatataattcatattcgaatacaattctattagtaaattatatttcttgcaagcgcaaatacactttcaacaatgtgcggcAGTTGTAATAGAAAAGTTGAGTTTTGTCAGCTCTAATATTTTAACGAATCCTTTatatagaattcaataatgcgttaatatttactaggttttacgaataaaggtaatgagtatcgAATTACGACAACCCTAATAATgtgttcaaaaaaaaatgtgactttccaacttaatttactgttgagtgacgttttcaccaaaacctaacctctccatataACCTGATAACgtcttatagttgaactgtattttcagtcgtTACATATTTTAACCAGTTAAAATTATTTGCCATAtgaatcaaataatttattctaactagtcaaaatatctaaatataacTAGAAGatgcacttcaactgtaacatacacaaAAATTTAGTACGAGAAGCCTCGCCAACAACAATAAAACAAgcttttacttttatataagtacataagAAAGCTcgtacacgtatgtacatacatacatacgtatatacctacatacatacattgttaaaGTTCTTAACATAAAATACGATGCATTTGCAAACGCCATATCTACGCGATGTCACGACAACTGGCTCACGAACCTTTCACTCAACGGCATTACGCACACGAaatttcactcacgcgacaactggctcacgggCATTACCAAAGGTACCGATACTGGTGGTATCAGTATTTAACCGAAAACAAGCTTTTGGAACTACCGGTACTACAAACTAAATAAATGCTTTTGAAAATCCGCTGACTTGTCAAAATAACTTTTGTAAGCcagttgtcgcgtgagtgaaattttgTGTAACGTAGCGTAACGCCGTTGAGTGAAAGGTCCGTGAGCCAGTTGTGGCGAAACCGATCTACGCACATCAAGTtacaatgtaatattatacatactaaacACTCGAGATATTACATAATAGTAGGTAACGTacgatttattgtaattttaagtaagCGGGCAAGTTTACGATTCGGTCTCGCGCGCAAGCAATTCCAGAATTGATGAGATTGTTTTGGCGAGCATTGTTTGCGATGAGTTAGTTCCCCAGAACACAATGGCCAATAAAAAGTGTCATTACTCAATTTTATCTCGTCTCTCGGTTGTTGCGTCCCGTTCCTCCGCTGCCCCGAAAACAATTTACTTTTCGTCTCGATTCAATGTAGCGCGAGTTCGCGAACAAGGTCGCCGAGAAAGCGACAATCTGTGAAATATTCGACCGTTTGTACGGCGGGCAAACAATTGAATTGATATCGACCCAATATCattatgcaaataaaaaagaatTTCCCTATTCCATACAACGCACGCATACGCCAAAAGGGAACTTCtttccttatattatattatggaaaACATAATTTTCTTTTCCGGGTCCCGTCCGCATTCGGTCGCGCAAACTAATGAAGTCGGCATACACGTCAGAGGAAATCGATTTAGCGTACGCGAATTTGCATACCAAAGGCGAAAGGGAAATTATTCAATATCAGATTGCATCAAACGTCTTCAATGTCAAGCGATCGCACAGCATACATACTTACGAACtctcgcatatatgtatgtatgtatgtatgtatgcatgtacgacTACCAGAAGACATAAAATAGGGTAAAAAGATAATATATCATACGAGAAGGCTCTATCAAAACATCCGATAGGGCAGGCAAAAGGTCAAACTCCGATGGAAACGTCCACATATAAGTGAACCTCTCGAAAATGATATCGCACTTCAAAAGCAAATACGCCCAGGAAAATGAATGATCTGGAACTCATACATATTTCCAcccaataaacaaattatatgaaGCCTTCCGTGAGCGAGTGAATCAaaccaattgtatttatttcaacctcgattatttatatttgttattccgggtacaaatacatatgtacttttatatgAAAGTTCACGTTCGTTTCAGTGttccattatgtacatatgtgcataagtATTTGCATCATTTATTGTTGTAAAGGAGATATCACCGAGTCCAATGTATGTAATCTCTAATGTAACAATGCATTGGTCACTAAACTAGAATGCCAGAATACGAATTTCTGTTCTGAAATAATTGTCAGCCCTCGCTTTGTAggataattttgatttaaattctcAGAGTGTACGTATGTGGTACAAAGAGAGGACTTGCTGCACATGCAGATATtcataaatgtaataattatgtgtccAAAGCTAATCGAAAgggtattttcaattaattgaagtatacatatatacatatgatgtagtatgtacatttaaCTGGGTAGATTGAACAGGCTTATatctatgtgtatgtaaatatgtaggccGAAGTAAAAAgcgtgaattttggatttttatcGATGAACCTAATGAAAAAATTTGGTTAtatcaaggaaacgttaaataaaaaaaaatcatcgattttaaacagTGTCCTATGCCTCCAACAAATTTATAGTTtcgatattttcattatttcagaAAAATACACCTACATTCACCTATcgaagtttatttgggtcgattatgataagttttgactgagaATTCCAAGTCGCCGTTTCACTCAAAAGTCCCCATATAAAGCACACTGCGCTCGCAATGGggggaagcgttattttcaaaaaatcgtcatcttttttttgttcccgtaattattttgaaaataatagtcATTGAGAGCTTTTTTGAGTAAATTccttgaaaatatgtattatgatcACTATCGTTTTatcgtaaaatttaaaataacacgTATACGAGAGTTCATGCGGGTGTCTGTGGGAGCAGAAAGTTAGTCCAAAGACTGAAGGAAGAGGTTCCACCACCGAATCCCTCTCTACTCCCCCTCCTAGACGATATTCCTCCTTCGCTCAGGTGATAAGACTTTGGGAAACTTTGGTTCTTCGTGCAACCGGTACCCGTCTGTTTTAATTAAAGCCTCTTCCGCGGCGCTGATTAAAACTCGCCTTTTTAACCACCAGCCTTCAACGGATTTCTGCAGCTCTACAACCAGATATTAAAATTCCTTGAATCCAACTTCCGGTGTTTATATACTATCGGACGTAATGTCGATTCAATACGACTCGCCGGAAACTTCGTTAGGagatatttttaaacttaaacGTACACTgcaatagcaatatatccgcgCCGTTCGAATATCTCCTATTACAAACTTTATTACTGTCATCTTAATGAAAAGTTATTTACTTCGCAGTTATTTCTGTTAtttgaaactaataaaatatgtattacagtATCATATGAACATTCAGAATATGGGTTATTCAATTTCCCAAAAAAATTATGTGACCGACCCATGACTTTTATGAATTTGGGGAAACCCAGAATTATCAAAAAGAAAAAGTCGATAATGTCGCACATAAAACGGCTCTGAGAATGTTCTAGTTTGGGTTTAAAAATCGTgtagtcacaacatttttgactgtTCTAACAGGAAAAATCCCATTTttgtttgattaaatttattgattttttttgtggttttggagacaattgattaaaaaaaggacaccttttcaatttaaaatttcgaaaaaaaattacgacgtaTCGTAATttaaagtacctacatacaaacaaattttCAGTATGATAGAATTAACAATTTCAATGTGATCAAAACGTGATCAGTTGATTCTGATTGATTCTGAGttaaaatcagtcaaaatcttgagttcgaattaTTGTATAATCCCAAAACTTCATCTGTgtaattgttattacgtacctacctacatacatatctagataaagaaaaaagttcaatttctaGTTAGAATAAAGAATATTTAGACTGGTGGAGGATAATAACgttctaattttttaaaatttcttttcgaTATGGAATCCATAACATTCCTCACCGAGGTTCGAACAAAAAATTGATGCACTTTGCAGTCGTGAATACATTTCGACGACACATAAAGCAACGGCGAACAAATAAGAGTTCAAAAGTAATCCAAACGGTTCTGTTTCAATTTATCCATACATATTACTCGGTAACTTTTAATTAGAAGTGCTGCACCAGCTCTAGTCCAGAACATTCAACACCCTTTCCATTTACGTACGTATAATTAACTAACCGGGTGAGTATTTGCGTTGTTAACAACGAAACGACTACTCGCATCAGCACATGATGGATATTATTCTCCTTTCTCAGATTGAGGGTTTGTCGCTGCTGTTACTCTACCGGTGCTACAACACAAACAAGATAGCGCTTCAAATCTTAAATGGATGGATAGTACCTACATAATGGACTAAACTTGCtctataaataataatcttgAGTTCATTTGATTTGCGCAACTGTCTTCGAATGACGAACTGATGGTAAAATGGTataataatacctacatacctccatgaaaaaaaattgaaaccgaaaaattattaaattgaattaattatattttttatatctatagaATGTTAATTCGAGATGTCAATATCGTAAAGACCGAAGTCCGagatattgatgaaaatttgaCTTGTTTGATATGTTGGTTTTAAGAAAAAActacgaattttttatattaagtcaAATTTGAAATGAAGTAACAGTTTCATgggaagtttttttttgtttagattCTTAACatcgtgatatatgtataacagtTTCATATATCACGGATACAAAATTGAGCCgatttatttaaaagtggcggaagtccaattttcagttctaaaaacactatttctgttatctgttatcaaaaattttaattcaacatttccaaaatcttggaaaagcagaataaacgcattacaggccaccagtatttttaaatattgttttaaacattatatttaatgctattcaaaatgaataaaagtgaactaatgccactttcaaatataacggctcaattcatgatacaaaattctatatatgtacatatttttcgaaTAACTTTGACGTAACGCAACGGGCTGTCTGGCAGTTATTAGTCAGTACAAGTCGCAAAGCCAACTAAACTAACTATTAATATCACAAAACGTCATTTttgatacaataataaatacaaatttatataatgttatgCATAAATGTTATTACTATGCGAGAGATAATATcagatttatattgattttaaagtcAGATTAtcagtaatatgtacatatgtataaacataaacATAGTAGTACGTCAAAATTGACATCaatgaatatttatctattCGTTATTTTGCAGCTTCCGGTAGGTCGCGAGACAGCCACCATTCAAGAGACTTCACATGCTTCTCATGACGAAGAAGCGAAGATTTTAATTTCCTGCATTTTAACGGCGAACCTCGGCAGAAAAATGAACAACTGAACCGTAGTAAAAGGGGGTTAGTTTGCTGCTGTGACTGGTACACGTGTCTGCGACAAGAAAACGAGCGACAATATAATGGAGTGTGGGATGGGGTGCAGCGGAGGGGTGGTGGCCGTGTAGTTGACACGTAATGGATTTGTTTGTGCATATCTTGATTACATCCAATCTCGGAGACGTCTCCAGTCGTCGTCACGGTGGCGTCTCTCAACTCCAGATTGATTTCGTCTCTCCTGCCCCGGGAAATCAATAAGCGACTTTTCATTTATCTTCATGAACGATTGAATCTGCATTAACTCCGCATCGGCGACGACACTGAAGACGGAATCCGAGCGGGGGAAAAGCGGGGACAAAGTTCTTGTCTACACAGTATTTATCCGAGCTTTCGACCCGATAAGTGAAAACTTCAAGTcgccttttaaaattttcatacactcgctttttatatgaattgtatGTAAACGAGCTCAATATCTCGGAAAAATATTCAGATCGACTTCAGAAATTTTATACCAAtgtaaattcatttattttatcgtgcactatattttgaattattcaatGGAACTTTTCTAGTGGAGCCAATTCTTCTCGTTATTATTCTACTAAAAGAAcattaataatttgaaatctGATTTTGTAATAACactaaaaaataacgacacTTTCGCATTAAATTTGTGATCATAAAtgtaatacacacatatttacattttattttattttatttttacatagataccaggaaggcctaacatgtaaaccccaatgcgccttcctagacaattaattacaaacattgcagcattttttattacacacatcactgtatttcgagaggctgaagaacacgaaattaacaatcaattaattaattaattaatccatcgagacatctatggatttagacttgtacattaatttttacacattgtacaaaagtcaaattcagatatttggtAGGATGGTTgtagccaatttgatggaggaaccgtttcaacaatgaaatcagatatgtatattggcaaactctgataggaaacgattgacttgaagtcacaaatatgaCCAGTAGGATTAAAtattagcatgggatcgaacccggtaacctcttggTGTTAAAcacaaacgcaaccaccgagccatactgctggtttatatatatatatatatatatatatatatatatatatatatatatatgtagaattgatttttaaacgagccgagacagagtgtgtgtggtatgcctgggaaagaccggatgcgtgttgttatggtcacttgttggagaacgagcccgaagatatgtgttaataaatacatagttctgacttaatctgcgtttcacttggaatccttcacatccggatcctatatttgggggcccctccgggatgcctgaagacatttcgagtgacagccagaagcggtcagacgacgacgcggagttttgacagttgaggttaggacgcgcgcgcgatgacgagaatgcggaagcccgtgacgtcggtgacgtcacgtcagcgaacacgccacacgacgatgatgatatccaagacGATAGCGCCAATGTCAGCGTCAGTTttacgtcggctaactgtcgtggagatgcagaggttcgcggacttagacgaagatgatgacgacgacgatgaagaggaagaagaagacgaagtgccatattttgacagagacaaattcgagacttacgcgccacggtttaaggggattggcggtgtgccaatcagccggtggattgagcacatggaagaatttgcgaagttcttccactggacgcccctggagcaactggtctacgggagaatatattgcgtaggaacagcgagaatgttcctggattcagaagggataattatatcatggactatccttaagcagaagctgatagaagagttccagtgggatgacgaagagctcgtctttgaagaacgagaaatgcttgctcaagcagagcccattgactccgattcaagtggggccggtgaaacaccagacgacgaacccagggtgacggggcccgtgagaaaccgtgaaaaccgagaaagactgagttcacgatgctacaattgtggtggacgtggtcatttagcagccgactgtaggtttaagacgagaggaactcgttgtttcaattgtaacgagtttgggcacatatcagctcaatgtaacagcaccaaaacaaagactgtcttgacaatacaagaagaaataagagaaccagtcagtattccaatacaagaagaaataagagaaccagtcagtattctaacacaagaggacgaggcgaacatggctgatggagatgtaaacatggccgatgtaagtgtgaacagtgatggtttgcacagaaaaagacctttgcagcaacgggcttcacgagagatgtctgctcaaagagaactcattgtttccaataatgaagaggacgatgcgaacatggctgatggagatgtaaacatggctgatgtaagtgtgaacagtgatggtttgcacagaaaaagacctttgcagcaacgggcttcacgagagatgtctgctcaaagagaactcattgtttccaatgatgaagaggacgatgcgaacatggctgatggaggtgtgaacctggctgatggaagtatggacggtgatggtttgcaaagaggaagactttgggactacggagacataccgttttcaaatacagatgaac
This genomic interval from Arctopsyche grandis isolate Sample6627 chromosome 8, ASM5162203v2, whole genome shotgun sequence contains the following:
- the LOC143915095 gene encoding uncharacterized protein LOC143915095; the encoded protein is MTRMRKPVTSVTSRQRTRHTTMMISKTIAPMSASVLRRLTVVEMQRFADLDEDDDDDDEEEEEDEVPYFDRDKFETYAPRFKGIGGVPISRWIEHMEEFAKFFHWTPLEQLVYGRIYCVGTARMFLDSEGIIISWTILKQKLIEEFQWDDEELVFEEREMLAQAEPIDSDSSGAGETPDDEPRVTGPVRNRENRERLSSRCYNCGGRGHLAADCRFKTRGTRCFNCNEFGHISAQCNSTKTKTVLTIQEEIREPVSIPIQEEIREPVSILTQEDEANMADGDVNMADVSVNSDGLHRKRPLQQRASREMSAQRELIVSNNEEDDANMADGDVNMADVSVNSDGLHRKRPLQQRASREMSAQRELIVSNDEEDDANMADGGVNLADGSMDGDGLQRGRLWDYGDIPFSNTDEPPDDQFGKGSKDYSHLKNSEDENKEKEKHKDKEKDMAKSQEGLRDPVKISTPKETVFTFKLGRSRIDVNSMEKKIEPWIDKRLTGCISELEPICVDFIYGKLLAEYLWGDGRFLGQSQRIAEGIG